The Gammaproteobacteria bacterium sequence GGGGCGGCCGGTAAGCGATAACGCAATCGTTTGCGCGTGGCGTGCGGTCGCCTTCCAGCGGAAAAAACTCGATCTCACCCTCCCCCTTATCCGACACGCGCGCAATCGGAATCGAGCCGGACGGAAGCCAGTCGGCGATGTCCCGCCCAGCATCGTCATCCCCCAGTCGCGTCCAGAAAAATCTCCAGCCCGCATAGTGGCACTTCATCAATGCCTCGTAGTGAAATTTTCTGTCGAACGCAATCCTGCCGCGCATCGAGCGGACCATTGTCACGAGCTCCTCGGCGTCGTCCTTCTGCGCGGGCAGCTGATACACCCGACTGCGACCGAACTCCGGCGCGAAATGAGTGCAGACCAGGGCATTATAGGAATCGTTCGCGGTGGCGGATAACAGATGTCCCAGTTCGTGAAGCTCGAGCGTGTCGTCGGAACGCTCCGAGAGGATGTAGTCATGATGTATCCTCAGACCCTTTCTCCGCGCCATGTGCAGGTGATTCCAGCTGCTGTCACTGACTACGGTCGGAATATTCAGCTCATGGAACGCCTGCGCCAGATCGACCGACCAGGGGACGCGCCGACGATCAACAGTCCGTTGGACCGCTCTGATGCCAGATCGAGGCGCCTAGCCAGCCAGCCGATGCTCAACCCGTGGAACAGGACGGTGGCCATGATCAGCGCGAACACCAGCGGAAGCAATTGATCCGCTCCGGCATACGACGCCTCGACCAGACGCGGGCCGATGATTCCCGCCACCACCGCCGCGACGATGCCGCGCGGGGCGATCCAGCCGGCCAGCACGCGCTCGCGCCAGTCAATGCCCGTCCCCAGCGTGGATACATAGACCGCGATGGGCCTCACGACGAAAACAATCATCGCGATCAGGGCAGCGCTGCTCCAGTCGAGCCGCATCAGGACGTCGATGCTGATGTCTGCGCTGAGCAGGATAAACACGCCCGACACCAGCATCAGTGTCAGATAATTGCTGAATCTCTGCAGTTCCTCGATATTCCTCAGATGGACGTTTGCCAGCACGAAACCGGTAATGGTGACGGCCAGGAGCCCGGCCTCTTCCTGCACGGCATTCAACAGGACATAAAGAATCAGTATCGCCGCCAGTAATACCGGGGCCTTCAGATATTCCGGGACCCGCCCCCGGTGAAACGCCCGCTTCAGCAGGTGCGCGCACGCGAATCCCGCGGCCAGCGCCGTGGCCAGCGCCACGCCCAGATTGAGGAAAATATCCCCGACCGCGGTCACATGCTGTGATTGCGAGAAATATTCAAAGACGAGGACCGTGAGCAGCGCGCCCAGGGGATCGTTGATGATCCCCTCCCATTTCAGCAATGCGGCGGAGCGCCGTCGCAGTCTCGCCTGCTTGAGCATGGGCAGGACCACGGTGGGGCCGGTGACGACGCTGATCGTTCCAAACAGCAAGGCGACTGGCCAGGACAGGCCGCCGACATATCGGGCGGCCATGCTGCCCAGAATCCCCGAAAGCAGCAGGCCCAGCGTTACCAGCCGGATGACATCAATGCCGGCCTCCTTGTACTCGTGCCAGCGTAGATTCAGCCCTCCCTCGAAGAGGATGATGGCGACGGAGAGGGCGACGAAGGGATAGACCAGTCCATCAAAATCCCGCGTGGGATTGATGAACCCGGTCACCGGCCCGATCACCAGGCCTGCGAGCATCAGCAGCACGATGGACGGGATCCGGACCCGCCAGGCCAGCCATTGCGCGCCGATGCCGAGCGCGCCGATCGCGACCATCGCCGTTACCAGTTCCCTATCCATTTCGGCCCCCCGAAATCCCGGGACGACCGCCCCGTGTCTGTGTGTTCGCGCAGGCGGACCCTGGCTCCGACCGGATGGGGGAGCGGATCAGTGGGATGTGTATACCTTCCCCATCGTCGATATCAGGCCCGGCAGCAGGCTCTCCGCTTCGTCGAAACCGCCGTGCGACTCCTGCGCGGCTTCCACGACGATATCCCCCAGGGAAAGCATCCCGCAGATCCGCCCCGCCTCATCGACGACGACCAGGCGGCGAATCCGGTTGGCCGCCAGCAGATCGAGCACCTCGCTGATCGTCTGCTCCGAGGTGCAGGTCACGACGCCCTTGCCGTCGATGATGGTGCCGACCTGTACCTCCCGCGGAGACTTGTGGTTGAAGGCCAGGGCCATGCTGATGTCCCTGTCGGTGATGATCCCGATCGGCCGTCCCGCATCATCCGCCACCGGCAGAGAGCCGCAGCCCGAGTCCCACATCGCGAGCGCGACGGATTCGAGGTCCGTGTCCTTCGAACACGCCGTCACATCGCTCACCATGATTTCGCGCACTTTCATAATTCCTCCTGTCGTGTTTGTCACCTTACCGCGCCGCCCACAGGACCCGGCCAGACAGGCACAGCATAGGCAACCGGAAAAACTCCGCATTGATATCTGTCATTCGACGCGGGTATTTGCACCTTGGAGCGGGCCGACGCGACCGCGATGAGGTGAACACGGCCCGGGTCGCTTCTCAGTCTTCGTACTCCATATATTCGCGCCCATTGACGAAGCTCAATGCGACGATGCGGAAGCGACACTATTCTGTCTCGCGTACTGAGTTCAACCCGGACATTCAGGGAGGTCGACGCCATGAACGAGAACGAGAGAAGGAGACCGTATATCGTACAGATCCTTGGATGGAAGGACCGGCTGGCGCGGATTGTCCTCGGAACCGTCATGGTCGCGGCCCCGCTGACCGTGATCGCGATGAACATGCCGGTCTGGCTGAATGAT is a genomic window containing:
- a CDS encoding sodium:proton antiporter, whose protein sequence is MDRELVTAMVAIGALGIGAQWLAWRVRIPSIVLLMLAGLVIGPVTGFINPTRDFDGLVYPFVALSVAIILFEGGLNLRWHEYKEAGIDVIRLVTLGLLLSGILGSMAARYVGGLSWPVALLFGTISVVTGPTVVLPMLKQARLRRRSAALLKWEGIINDPLGALLTVLVFEYFSQSQHVTAVGDIFLNLGVALATALAAGFACAHLLKRAFHRGRVPEYLKAPVLLAAILILYVLLNAVQEEAGLLAVTITGFVLANVHLRNIEELQRFSNYLTLMLVSGVFILLSADISIDVLMRLDWSSAALIAMIVFVVRPIAVYVSTLGTGIDWRERVLAGWIAPRGIVAAVVAGIIGPRLVEASYAGADQLLPLVFALIMATVLFHGLSIGWLARRLDLASERSNGLLIVGASPGRSIWRRRSMS
- a CDS encoding CBS domain-containing protein produces the protein MKVREIMVSDVTACSKDTDLESVALAMWDSGCGSLPVADDAGRPIGIITDRDISMALAFNHKSPREVQVGTIIDGKGVVTCTSEQTISEVLDLLAANRIRRLVVVDEAGRICGMLSLGDIVVEAAQESHGGFDEAESLLPGLISTMGKVYTSH